The proteins below are encoded in one region of Neodiprion virginianus isolate iyNeoVirg1 chromosome 7, iyNeoVirg1.1, whole genome shotgun sequence:
- the LOC124308493 gene encoding protein KRTCAP2 homolog isoform X2 yields the protein MQMYRGWFASSQLHTVFGGYLGSVLFILILTAIGNLEMTLFGKSFQSKLFPEVAGSLLIAMIASGMVHRVSTTTCFLFSLIALYYINQISQQVYSSGTTVPAASFQSKKRK from the exons ATGCAAATGTACAGAGGTTGGTTCGCATCCTCGCAACTGCACACTGTTTTCGGAGGATATCTGGGCTCTGTATTATTCATATTGATTCTCACGGCGATTGGAAATCTTGAGATGACTTTATTCGGAAAATCATTCCAGTCCAAGCTGTTTCCTGAAG tCGCTGGATCTCTGCTCATTGCCATGATTGCATCTGGAATGGTGCACAGAGTTTCGACGACCActtgtttcttgttttctttaatcGCTCTTTATTATATCAACCAAATCTCGCAACAAGTTTACTCTAGTGGTACGACTGTGCCTGCAGCATCCTTTCAGTCTAAAAAgcggaagtaa
- the LOC124308492 gene encoding uncharacterized protein LOC124308492 isoform X2, with the protein MTESPTPSSVRTAVEDKTDRTIALQIQDINSQVAQFRDLLINIGQPRDSPELREKIRKLRRSCVEACKNTSQLVLPQIRTAMDQGIPADSPNLVLLFFVTQLFLRELYKSKNLLRIVPMDMTGYYESKAGPSNIGNVISQILLCKPITPNFNEEELCSIQKDSEEINALIKELQEFMPQSEADTGNIPVLASKNLSEFHYEAGFSFTFSTFKIASELGIPASVCRSISQLFNCYLEFKEKKTRRSTGFCDAK; encoded by the exons CAAATTCAAGACATAAACAGCCAGGTCGCCCAGTTCCGGGACTTGTTAATTAACATTGGTCAACCACGCGACAGTCCCGAACTTCGCGAAAAGATCCGGAAGCTTCGTCGAAGTTGCGTCGAAGCTTGTAAAAATACTTCGCAACTGGTCTTACCACAGATCCGCAC CGCTATGGATCAGGGAATACCAGCCGACAGTCCTAACCTGGTTTTACTCTTTTTCGTGACACAACTCTTCCTCCGGGAATTGTACAAGAGTAAAAACCTGCTGCGAATTGTCCCCATGGACATGACAGGATACTACG AAAGCAAAGCAGGGCCGTCAAATATTGGTAACGTAATATCCCAGATCCTTTTGTGCAAACCAATAACCCCAAACTTTAACGAGGAGGAACTGTGCAGTATACAAAAAGACTCTGAAGAAATCAACGCCCTCATTAAAGAGCTGCAAGAATTCATGCCTCAGTCGGAAGCTGACACAG ggaacATTCCTGTGTTAGCGTCAAAAAACCTGAGTGAATTCCATTATGAGGCCGGATTTAGTTTCACTTTCTCTACTTTTAAAATAGCAAGTGAGCTTGGAATCCCAGCTTCCGTCTGCCGATCAATTAGCCAGCTCTTTAATTGTTATCTCGAGTTCaaagaaaa AAAAACACGTCGCTCTACAGGATTCTGCGACGCGAAGTAA
- the LOC124308340 gene encoding uncharacterized protein LOC124308340 translates to MCDFDGISKQEDAPMDEQQHIKDVIATEIETRQRNLSEVKDIIRESIEKYRNESSLIQDNDVIRASKTYKFGIASILLYCLHFIRQSCYNIFTRFYKRLYKKDSEQREMPDNRIPLSTIDHSYIDRKYVKYCLRLWLREVENFISDTIINNSSIDIISDILNSLDTVHDLICIPAPLNQLMYYKLLIQNYKIIGNDNEKIFVKKFKANLLRQIILGNTSIRNELDFITAFIDFLCTFKSIQSITEELKLHDFISDCLPFKEFLHGLTNLEAYPNCKKFANLQEIAGCLETKKDFILTKKLKEVISAYIKPIEIQRQKLDGRLVIEVMGKRIVVSKILTPLERELLRNNIEEVRIVGADVLYIDADLKNKIWHGKNLIIFVKSIKIDGNVTWDVSGQDNNHIYSDNAGTAGDGHGKQGADGFAGESGGNVLLQADDIENPKNLVIISHGGKGSGGQNGGHGKDGKDGQGISRADFDRTFPSVVKFWTTDETWDNLLRKTIFAIKDRTKFVGNDYVPSRLNYFIREVTEEGNEITFSYCARDLLTNCQAYLLYTGSPGQPGGNGGEYGLGGQGGYGGELMTNNPHIVFTARQGEDGRNGNGGYHGKYGRNGWDMGYTDYQLWPETKFYGRDQNIKLNIEYHTLSPDDAVWCPYMGKYATIRASNIHLRRSMEYKMRNNVRQNCEHQHQANPTRKKTISQSKISTDYSHHFSSVTANILSNLQASLNNINQIALQAMAQNIELQEEVTIEVRVQRHIKSSDQNINFRCKNITPLQSTSGIDFEHSDELDVQSVIDQWKNHSLSENWHKLKYMEANKLQLDELISALEIIKCKFFDNQESQRRKEHNALLDIENLLNSKYRFAILQEIARQLPMHDDITYQPKVTPERAAIYLVVGRENEDDSDHQYLGSLSQYIYQDGKKKRTKVFQFCERKLHTVNYEAWWPSVRAFVIEAGKLEQIDPDLGKYCNQYVEFLAKQEHSLNIFYDLFESELKRHSDIYSLWIDAKNNPFLRDELRTEMSKHPFLNALHNRFIKQLGQMYNWKKCCEDQKVLKKWRDHIRKKGPLSESYRELLAHVFNVNIRLYVEDQDNKLHLFDNHKPSSRQNIHILLRGSKFIQLKFNKNYLDLENARNKTESLYAYLFAKFKLLNKKDDYEKFLDIQSLLSDLRFFGNDYYTNTEETERLQSPDTKVITSKGSLNLEVGRSNQIYSGIEKYYYDCEESSKTQQHGLDVFFECFHNELKRHEHVFALWIESIKQPFVKNELEIEIQKHDFLNALYNRFINELGPELNLSKYANDAVIFRESNNYIPARRLLSKSCADLHYDLVRQDHELETEYINQSNTFIQVFAQIASFDRKEEFAEYLKKQIYASSSNFLKHDAVSEEQEVIAISEYFSVPEEQSQIKERLEKITSQYSGYQGILRTMSKRFANDGRHVSFRELCCLVNSILNSVIEDRNEQNTFSWIIAAYPQKNWIDELVLLEIENFLQRPSPHKSKWREYLSQIQNKEVLSLFRSKLNQQTPICPISNKCIEDTLHLLIDISDDIVGLEELELSEWPYALKEKYWTHKLSLLTNWQQTEILSEASYYLLSMDNTFGTNMTEKFLQIIENKDLSSDSLTNILSNFHSGKWNLNEETLDALSSSEIGKWREIMDREFVGDGKERDVKQLIKLIIDNANTSQSIRDKLPEIENYISNIDKQMPATNVNPNSTSDIMKDVLAEKSRVHEKRMAGYEDNLQLLVKIDGAIESKRGFKLRDTQKLAILALLSCQSNTLAQVSTGEGKSLIVVAVSIILARRGQKVDVITSSSVLAKRDAEINKDIYEFFDVSVSHNCNENIEKRREAYSSSQVVFGDLSSFQRDYLQDRFYGQNILGDRNFENVIVDEVDSMLLDKGNNMLYLSHDLAGLDKLQSIYIYIWQWVSRPAKSQEDLSLALDAKLIKEAVLKDLYGVITKEDIRKLNSELDEQQVKMIWECLIEAKILDDSGKMLIHDDKFEILLPTAFNAYKSRLRYLLKECITRDRFIHVPNYLKPFIEEHLESWINNAVIAVETPEQTKQILNGTKHCINFCNLSMGVSCLRKA, encoded by the exons ATGTGTGACTTTGATGGTATTTCAAAACAAGAAGATGCTCCAATGGACGAACAGCAGCACATCAAAGATGTTATTGCAACAGAAATTGAGACACGTCAACGTAATCTATCAGAAGTTAAAGACATTATCAGagaaagtattgaaaaatatagaaatgaGTCGAGTCTAATTCAAGACAATGATGTTATTAGAGCATCAAAAACGTACAAATTTGGCATCGCTTCGATCCTTTTGTACTGCCTACATTTTATACGACAATCTtgctacaatatttttacacgtTTTTATAAACGACTTTACAAGAAAGATTCGGAACAGCGGGAGATGCCAGATAACAGAATACCACTGAGTACTATTGACCACTCGTACATCGATCGAAAATACGTTAAATACTGTTTGCGATTATGGCTTCGAgaggtggaaaattttatctctgatacaattataaataatagCAGTATTGACATTATTTCAGACATCCTTAATTCACTTGATACTGTTCATGATTTAATTTGCATACCTGCACCTCTAAACCAGCTCATGTATTATAAACTTTTGATccaaaattacaaaatcatTGGTAACGATAACGAGAAGATATTTGTAAAGAAGTTCAAAGCAAATTTGTTAAGACAAATAATTTTGGGTAACACTTCCATTAGAAATGAACTTGATTTCATAACAgcttttattgattttttgtgCACTTTCAAAAGTATTCAGTCAATTACTGAGGAGCTCAAACTGCATGATTTTATTAGTGATTGTCTACCGTTCAAAGAATTTCTTCATGGACTTACAAATCTCGAGGCATATCCAAATTGCAAAAAGTTTGCAAACTTGCAAGAAATAGCAGGGTGCTTAGAGACGAAAAAAGATTTTATCCTGACTAAAAAATTAAAGGAAGTGATTAGTGCTTACATAAAGCCAATAGAAATACAAAGACAGAAACTAGATGGTCGATTAGTGATCGAGGTCATGGGTAAACGTATTGTTGTCAGTAAAATTTTAACTCCATTAGAAAGAGAGCTTTTAAGGAATAATATAGAAGAAGTACGCATTGTCGGAGCTGACGTTCTGTATATTGATGCAGATCTTAAAAACAAGATTTGgcatggaaaaaatttgatcatttttgtaaaatcaataaaaattgatggTAATGTTACTTGGGACGTTTCCGGACAAGATAACAATCACATTTATAGCGACAATGCTGGGACCGCAGGTGACGGTCATGGTAAACAAGGGGCAGATGGTTTTGCTGGAGAAAGTGGTGGTAATGTATTATTACAAGCAGACGATATAGAGAATCCGAAGAACTTAGTTATTATTTCCCATGGTGGAAAAGGTAGTGGAGGCCAAAACGGTGGACATGGAAAAGACGGTAAAGATGGACAGGGTATATCCAGAGCAGATTTTGACCGCACATTTCCCTCAGTTGTCAAATTCTGGACCACCGACGAGACATGGGACAATTTACTGCGGAAAACTATTTTCGCTATCAAGGATCGTACAAAATTTGTAGGAAATGATTATGTACCATCTAGACTGAATTACTTTATACGTGAAGTAACAGAAGAGGGAAATGAAATAACTTTTTCCTATTGTGCTCGTGATTTATTAACGAATTGTCAAGCTTATTTGCTCTACACAGGATCACCAGGACAGCCAGGTGGTAATGGTGGAGAATACGGATTAGGAGGTCAAGGAGGATATGGCGGTGAATTAATGACAAATAATCCGCATATTGTTTTTACTGCTAGACAAGGAGAAGACGGGAGAAATGGAAATGGCGGCTACCATGGAAAATACGGAAGAAATGGCTGGGATATGGGCTATACTGATTACCAATTATGGCCCGAGACTAAATTTTATGGTAGAGATCAAAATATTAAACTTAATATTGAATATCACACTCTTAGTCCTGATGATGCTGTATGGTGCCCTTATATGGGAAAGTATGCTACGATCCGTGCTTCTAACATTCATCTCAGAAGATCAATGGAATATAAAATGCGGAACAATGTCAGACAAAATTGTGAACATCAGCATCAAGCAAACCCTACAAGAAAGAAAACCATTTCACaaagtaaaatttcaacagaCTACTCTCATCACTTCAGCTCTGTAACAGCTAATATTTTGTCAAACCTGCAGGCCAGCTTAAACAACATTAATCAGATTGCTTTACAAGCAATGGCGCAAAATATCGAGCTGCAAGAGGAAGTAACAATAGAGGTAAGAGTGCAACGCCATATCAAGTCCAGTGATCAGAATATCAATTTCCGTTGCAAAAACATTACGCCTCTACAAAGTACATCTGGCATTGATTTTGAACATAGTGATGAGTTAGACGTTCAAAGTGTAATTGATCAATGGAAAAATCACTCATTATCAGAGAATTGgcataaattgaaatatatggAAGCAAACAAACTTCAGCTTGACGAATTAATTTCCGCACTTGAAATCattaaatgtaaattttttgacaacCAGGAATCTCAACGTAGAAAAGAACATAATGCACTACTAGATATAGAGAACCTTCTCAACTCAAAGTATCGATTTGCTATACTTCAAGAAATCGCAAGACAATTACCAATGCATGATGATATTACTTATCAGCCGAAAGTAACACCAGAAAGAGCAGCAATATACCTGGTTGTTGGCAGAGAGAATGAAGACGATAGTGATCATCAATATTTAGGTTCTCTGAGTCAATATATTTACCAGGACGGGAAGAAAAAGCgaacaaaagtttttcaattttgtgaaagaaaattacatACTGTAAATTATGAAGCCTGGTGGCCGTCTGTTAGAGCATTTGTTATCGAAGCTGGAAAATTAGAGCAAATAGATCCAGATCTCGGCAAATACTGTAATCAATATGTAGAGTTCTTAGCAAAACAGGAACACAGTTTAAATATATTctatgatttatttgaaagtGAACTGAAACGGCACAGTGACATATATTCTTTATGGATCGAtgctaaaaataatccattTTTGAGAGATGAACTAAGAACAGAGATGAGCAAACACCCTTTTTTAAATGCACTTCACAATCGTTTCATTAAACAGCTTGGGCAAATGTATAATTGGAAGAAATGCTGCGAAGATCAAaaggtattgaaaaaatggaggGATCACATTCGTAAAAAGGGTCCATTATCAGAAAGCTACAGAGAGTTATTAGCTCATGTTTTTAATGTAAACATCCGATTATATGTTGAAGATCAAGATAACAAACTGCATTTATTTGACAATCACAAACCTTCGTCACGTCAGAATATCCACATCTTACTACGTGGTTCCAAGTTTATTCAATTGAAGTTTAATAAGAATTACTTGGACTTGGAAAATGCACGTAACAAAACCGAAAGTCTATACGCGTATTTGTTTGCAAAGTTCAagttgttgaataaaaaagacgattatgagaaatttttggatATACAAAGTTTGTTATCCGATCTGAGATTTTTCGGCAACGATTACTACACAAACACCGAAGAAACGGAAAGATTGCAAAGCCCGGACACAAAAGTTATAACATCTAAGGGATCATTAAATTTAGAAGTTGGAAGATCGAATCAAATTTATTCAGGCATTGAGAAATATTATTACGATTGTGAAGAGtcgtcaaaaacacaacaacaTGGTTTAGatgtattttttgaatgttttcataatgaattgaaaagaCACGAACATGTCTTTGCTCTATGGATTGAAAGTATAAAACAACCTTTTGTCAAAAATGAACTGGAAATAGAAATTCAGAAACACGACTTTTTGAATGCTCTGTACAATCGTTTTATTAATGAACTTGGACCAGAACTGAATTTGAGTAAATATGCTAATGATGCAGTTATTTTTCGAGaatctaataattatattcctGCAAGAAGATTACTGTCAAAAAGCTGTGCAGATTTGCATTATGACTTGGTAAGACAAGACCATGAACTAGAAACAGAGTATATAAATCAAAGCAATACGTTTATACAGGTCTTTGCACAGATTGCGTCGTTCGATAGAAAGGAAGAATTTgcagaatatttgaaaaaacaaatttacgCATCCAGTAGCAACTTTCTAAAACATGACGCTGTTAGCGAAGAGCAAGAAGTTATCGCAATTTCGGAATACTTTTCAGTTCCAGAGGAACAGTCACAGATAAAAGAACGATTAGAAAAGATAACATCTCAGTACTCTGGTTATCAGGGTATTTTACGCACAATGTCAAAACGTTTTGCCAATGATGGAAGACACGTGTCTTTTCGAGAATTATGCTGCCTAGTGAACTCAATTCTTAACTCTGTTATTGAAGATAGAAACGAACAAAACACTTTTTCTTGGATAATCGCAGCATATCCTCAAAAAAACTGGATAGATGAGTTGGTATTGCTGGAGatagagaattttttacaacgaCCATCGCCACATAAGTCCAAATGGAGAGAGTATTTGTCGCAGATACAAAATAAGGAAGTCCTCTCATTATTCAGATCGAAACTAAATCAGCAAACGCCAATCTGTCCAATTTCCAATAAGTGTATCGAAGATACTCTGCATCTACTTATTGATATTTCAGATGATATCGTCGGCCTGGAGGAGCTGGAATTATCAGAGTGGCCTTATGCTCTCAAGGAGAAATATTGGACACACAAGTTATCTCTGTTAACAAATTGGCAGCAAACTGAAATATTATCGGAAGCTTCTTATTATCTTTTGTCTATGGATAATACTTTTGGAACGAACAtgacggaaaaatttttacagattatAGAAAATAAAGACTTGAGTTCTGATTCGTTGACTAATATTTTATCGAACTTTCACAGTGGTAAATGGAATCTCAACGAGGAAACGTTGGACGCCTTATCTTCCAGTGAGATTGGTAAATGGAGAGAGATAATGGACCGTGAGTTTGTCGGAGATGGTAAAGAACGCGATGTGAAACAATTGATTAAACTAATTATTGATAATGCCAATACTTCACAAAGCATACGTGATAAattacctgaaattgaaaattatataagCAATATTGACAAACAAATGCCTGCAACAAATGTCAATCCAAATTCTACGAGTGATATAATGAAAGACGTTCTCGCAGAGAAGTCGAGAGTACATGAAAAAAGGATGGCTGGTTATGAAGATAACTTACAATTGCTCGTTAAAATAGATGGTGCAATAGAATCAAAAAGAGGATTCAAACTTCGAGATACACAAAAACTAGCCATACTGGCATTGCTTTCATGTCAAAGTAATACTTTAGCACAGGTATCGACTGGAGAAGGAAAGTCACTGATCGTAGTAGCAGTGTCGATTATATTAGCGCGTCGTGGCCAAAAAGTAGACGTCATAACTAGCTCATCGGTATTAGCAAAACGTGATGCTGAAATTAACAAAGACATCTACGAGTTCTTTGATGTCAGTGTATCACATAActgtaatgaaaatattgaaaagcgAAGAGAAGCATATTCAAGCAGCCAAGTAGTATTCGGTGATTTATCTAGTTTTCAGCGTGACTACTTGCAGGATCGGTTTTACGGACAAAACATTTTGGGGGATCGTAACtttgaaaatgtaattgtGGATGAAGTGGATAGTATGCTACTTGATAAAGGCAACAATATGCTATACTTGTCCCACGATCTAGCAGGATTGGATAAGCTACAATCGATCTACATTTATATTTGGCAGTGGGTCAGCAGGCCAGCTAAAAGTCAAGAAGACCTCTCCTTGGCGCTTGACGCCAAGTTAATTAAGGAAGCAGTGCTAAAAGATTTATATGGTGTGATAACAAAAGAAGATATAAGAAAACTTAATTCTGAGCTTGATGAGCAGCAAGTGAAAATGATATGGGAATGTCTGATAGAAGCAAAGATATTAGACGACAGTGGTAAAATGTTAATACAtgatgataaatttgaaattctactTCCGACTGCATTTAATGCTTACAAAAGTCGTCTTCGTTATCTTTTAAAAGAATGTATTACAAGAGACAGGTTCATACACGTCCCCAATTATCTTAAACCTTTTATTGAAGAGCACTTGGAAAGTTGGATTAATAACGCTGTAATAGCAGTTG AGACACCGGAACAGACCAAGCAAATTCTCAATGGGACGAAGCATTGcatcaatttttgcaacttAAGCATGGGTGTAAGTTGTCTACGCAAAGCCTGA
- the LOC124308493 gene encoding protein KRTCAP2 homolog isoform X1 codes for MAVTNGVSFILSSILTVLLFSGMQMYRGWFASSQLHTVFGGYLGSVLFILILTAIGNLEMTLFGKSFQSKLFPEVAGSLLIAMIASGMVHRVSTTTCFLFSLIALYYINQISQQVYSSGTTVPAASFQSKKRK; via the exons ATGG CTGTGACAAACGGGGTATCGTTTATTTTGTCATCGATATTGACCGTACTGCTATTCTCTGGAATGCAAATGTACAGAGGTTGGTTCGCATCCTCGCAACTGCACACTGTTTTCGGAGGATATCTGGGCTCTGTATTATTCATATTGATTCTCACGGCGATTGGAAATCTTGAGATGACTTTATTCGGAAAATCATTCCAGTCCAAGCTGTTTCCTGAAG tCGCTGGATCTCTGCTCATTGCCATGATTGCATCTGGAATGGTGCACAGAGTTTCGACGACCActtgtttcttgttttctttaatcGCTCTTTATTATATCAACCAAATCTCGCAACAAGTTTACTCTAGTGGTACGACTGTGCCTGCAGCATCCTTTCAGTCTAAAAAgcggaagtaa